DNA from Algisphaera agarilytica:
GGATGCGCCACGGCTTCGGCCAGTGGTTCATGGGCACGGGTCTGGCGTACATGACCGCCAGCGCGGTGTTCCGCATGAGCCGGCCGCCGGTAATCGTGGGCGGGCTCGCGATGTGGTGGGGCTACGTGAAAGCGATGCTCACCCGCCAGCCGCGCTACGACGACCTGGAATTCCGCAAATACCTTCGGGCGTACCAGTGGGCCTGCCTGCTCAAGGGCAAACACGCCGCTACGGCCGACATCGACGAAGCCAACCGCCAACGATTTAACGACGGGCCCCCCGCCCCGGAACAACCTTCAGAACTTCAATCACCACCGGCCGAACGTGACGGCCCATTGCCTTTGGGGGCAGACCATGGATGAGATGAACCGACGGACGGAAGAACCCCAGTACGACTTCGACGTGTCGATCTGCGTGCCGGTGTTCAACGAAGAAGACAGCGTGCAGAAACTGTACGAAGAGATCGCCGCGGTGATGGACGCCGGCGCCTACCGCTACGAAGTCATCTTCGTCAGCGACGGCTCGTGGGACGAGTCCGTGCCGCGTCTGCTCGAAGCCACCAAGGACGACCCCCGTGCGACGGTGATCGAGCTCATGCGCAACTTCGGCCAGACCGCGGCGATGGCGGCGGGTTTTGACGCGGCCCGCGGCGAGGTCATCGTGCCCATGGACGGCGACCTGCAGAACGACCCGGCCGACATCCCCAAGCTCGTCGCCAAGCTCGACGAGAACGGCGAGGCCCCCGGCAAGTGGGACATCGTCAGCGGCTGGCGCAAGGACCGCAAAGACGGCGCGCTGCTCCGCAAGTTCCCCAGCAAGATCGCCAACCGCATCATCAAGCACCTGACCTGGACCACCGAGATCAACGACTTCGGCTGTTCGCTCAAGGCCTACCGCGCCCAGGTGCTCAAGGACGTGACCCTCTACGGCGAGATGCACCGCTTCCTCCCGGCCATCTGCAAGTGGCGCGGCGCCCGTGTCACCGACCAGGTCGTCAACCACCGCGCCCGCGAGTTCGGCAGCAGCAAGTACGGCCTGAAGCGGACCTTCAAGGTCTTGCTCGACCTGCTCACCGTGAAGTTCCTGGGCGACTACGGCACCAAGCCGATCTACTTCTTCGGCAAGCTCGCGGCGATCACGGTCGCCGTGTCGTTCACCGCGTTTGTCGTGGCCGTGCTGCAGAAGTTCGGCGTGATGTGGACCGAAAACGGCAAGCCGCTGAGCCTGAACCGCAACATCTTTCTGCTGTTTTCGATGATGACCTTCCTCATCAGCGTGATTATCCTGATGATGGGGGTGTTGTCCGAGCTGATGGTGCGGATCTACTACGAAAGCCAATCGCTGCGGCCGTACAAGGTCCGTCGCAAGTTCTTCGGCGGCGAACAACCGGATGACCGTCCCACGCCTCGGCTCCAGGTGCCGGGCGGCGACGAGGTTTCGCAAGCGGGGTGATCGGCATGACACAGGACGCGATCGACAACCCGACGCCCGACCCGGCCACCGCGATGTCGCGTGACCTGTCGCGTCTGGACGGCCAGACGTTCGACGTGCTGGTCGTCGGCGCGGGGGTGTACGGCGCGTGGGTCGCGCTCGATGCGGCCCAACGCGGGCTGACCGTCGCGCTCGTGGACCGGGCCGACTTTGGCGCCGCGACCAGCGCCAACAGCCAACGCATCCTGCACGGCGGCTTCCGCTACCTGCAACACGCCGACTTCAAACGCATGCGTGAATCGATCCGCGAACGCAGCATCGTGATGCGACTGATGCCGCACCTGGTCGAATCGCAGTCTTTCCTTGTGCCCACGACGCCCGGCGGCGTGCAGCGCAAGTCGCTGATGCGCGTTGCGCTGAAGATGAACGACATCGTCAGCTGCGACCGCAACAAGGGCCTGCCTGAGTCGAAGCACCTGGGCCACGGCCAGATCATCTCCAAAGAGGAATGCCTCGCCCAAGCCCCCGGGCTCGATCCCGACGACGTCACCGGCGGCGCGATCTTCCACGACGGCCAGATCGTCAACAGCGAACGCCTGACCCTGGCGGTCGTCCAGACCGCGGCCGCCGAAGGCGCGGTCGTGGCGAACCATGTTGAAGTGAACAAGTTCCTGCGCGACGACTCCACGCGTGTGCTGGGCGTCGAGGCCACCGACAAGCTCACCGGGCAGACCGTGAAGATCCACGCGGACCTGACTATCTCGTGCACCGGCCCCTGGACCGCCAACACGCTCGACGCGGCGGGGATGCGCATCGCGGGCGAGACCTGCGACAAGCCGGTTAAGAAGCCCTACGACATCTTCCGCGCGGTGGTGCTGGTGACCCGCAACGTGCTCAACGGCTCGGCCGTCGCGGTCAAGGGCCGCGCCGCGTATCAGGACAAGCACGAAGTCGTCGGCAAGGGATACCGCAACTTCTTCGTGACGCCCTGGCACGACCTGTCGCTGATCGGGACGTACTACGAGCCGTACAGCGGCGACCCGGCCGACGTGTCGATCTCCGAAGACGAAGTCCGCAAGTACGTCGACGAGTTCAACGCGACCTACCCGACCGCGAAGCTGGGCTACGACGAGGTGAAGTGGTCGTATGTCGGTTGTTTGCCGCTGGCCGAAGGCGCTCCGCCCGACGACCCGCAGTACCAGAAGCACTACTCGATCCTCGAACACGAAAGTCAGAACGGTACGCCGGGGCTGCTGAGTATTCTGGGGGTGAAGTGGACCACGGCACGCGACGTCGCGGAGAAGACCGTGGACCGCGCGGTGGATGTGCTCGCACGTTCGGTGGCGAAAGGCAAGACCGCGGACGCGCCGCTGGCCGGAGGGGCCTACGAAGACTACGACGGCTTCATGGCCGAGGCTTCGGCGTCCCGCCCCGACAACGTGCCGGAAGAAACACTTAAGCATTTTCTTAAACATTACGGCGACGCCTACGCCCAGCTTCTCGCGCTGATCGCAGAGGAGCCCGGGTTGGTCGAACCGCTCGGCCCGACCTCGCCGGTGACCGGAGCCGAGATCGTTTACGCCGCGCAATCGGAGATGGCGGTCACGCTGGCCGACGCGGTGTTCGGCCGCACGACGCTGGGCTTCTTCGGCTGGCCGGGCGACGCGGTGCTGCGTCGCGCTGCAGAGCTGATGGCTCGCTCGACCGGCTGGGACGACGCCCGGCAGAACGAACAGATCGAATCGGTCCGCGCGGTCTACGCGATGCGGGGAGTGGCCTACGACGCCCGACCCGTACAGGCCGAGCCCGCCCCGACCAGTCATGAGGTTCCGGCATGAGTGATACGCAGGACACACCATCGATTGAAAAAGGCTCGGCCGGTCACGTGCTGGTCGTCGCCCCGACGCCGTTCTTTTCCGACCGCGGCTGCCACGTGCGGATCATCGAAGAGATCCGCGCCGCCGAGCGCGAGGGCTACCGCGCGACCGTGATCACCTATCACGTCGGCAAAGATGTCGAAGGCCTGCCGATCTACCGTTCGCTGAACGTGCCCTGGTACAAGAAGCTCGCGGCCGGCCCGAGCATCCACCAGTTCTATCTCGATGCGCTGCTGCTGTGCACCGGCATCCGCGCGTGCTTCCGCGACAAGCCCACCGTGATCCACGGCCACCTGCACGAAGGCGTCGGCATCGGCAAGGTGCTGAGCCTGTTGTTCCGTGTGCCGCTGGTCGGCGACCTGCAGGGCTCGCTCGTCGGCGAACTCGTGCAGCACAACTTCATCCCGAAGCAGGGCTTCGTGCACAACCTCTTCCGTGCCGCCGAGCGTTGGCTGATCCGCTGGCCGAACCACCTGGTGCTCAGCAGCGACCGCGCCACCGAGGGCGTGGCGGAGATCGACGAACTCACCGTGCCCGCGACCGTGCTGGACGACGGCGTCGACGAAAACGCCTTCCTCCCCGAAGCGCCCGGCGAAAACCTGCGTGAAAAACTCGGCCTGCCCACGGATAAAAAGCTCGTCGGCTTCCTCGGCGTGCTCAACGAGTACCAGGGCGTGAGCGTGATGCTCCACGCCGCGAAGCGCGTCGTCGAGAAGCACCCCGATGTGGTGTTTGTCGTGATGGGCTACCCGAACGTCGAGCACTACCAGGGCGTAGCCGACGAGCTCGGCATCAGCGACTCGGTGATGTTCCCGGGCCGGATCCCGTACGACCAGGCGCGCGACTACCTCGCGGCCTGCGACATCGGGTTCAGCGCGAAGGCGGACGTGACCGAGGCCAACGGCAAGCTGCTGAACTACATGGCGGTGGGCCTGCCGATCGTGGCGACCGAGACGCGGGTGAACCGTTCGCTCCTGGACGACACGGCGTTGTACGGCCAGGTCGACGACGGCGAATCGCTCGCCGACGCGGTCTGCCGATACCTCGACGATCCAGCGTTGGCCGAAGAGAAAGCCCAGGCCGGGCGTCGCCGCGTGATCGACAAGCTTTCGTGGGCCGCGGGCGGGCGGAAGCTCGTGGAGGTGTACGCGTCGGTCACGAAGAAAAAGAACAAACCGACCAAACCCCAAGGCACGCCGACGGAGCGGGCCGGGGCCTCCGCACTTCACAGCGAGAAGGTGGCATGACCACAGGGCAAGTCGCCGGCGAACCGTGCTTCGCCGCCCGACGAATGGGTGTCACCGCCTGACGATGGAGAATCTTTGACCGCGACCCCGCAAAATATCGCCGTGCCCGTTCAGCAAGGGGAAACCCTTGCGCCGACCGAGGCTGCGGAGACGGTGCGCCTGTGGATCGACACGCACGTCCACCTGCACGAGCAGCACGACGCCGAGGTGTTCCTCGATACCGCGGCCGCGCATTTCGCCGCGGCGGGTTCGGGGATCGGTGTCTTGTGCCTGACCGACGTGCAAGGCGTTGACGGTTTAGCTCGGCTGGCCGATGCGGGCAGTGTCGGCGGATGGACAATCGAACGCGTGGGCGAATTCGCCTTGCGAGCGCTGCACCACGACGGCATGACCATCGGGTTGATCGCGGGGCGACAGATCAAATGCGACAACGGCCTCGAAGTCGTTTCGATGGGTCGGCCGGTCGATATCGCCGACGGCCGATTGCTGGACGAAGCGGTGGACGCCGCGCGGGCCAGCGGGGGATTGGCCGTGATGGTGTACGGCGTTGGCAAGTGGAGCGGCGCCCGGGGTGGCCTGATCCGCCAGCTCATCGAAGACGGGCCGAGTGATTTGGCCTTCGGTGACAACAGCGGGCGTGTTGGCGTGGGCGAGCAGAAGTTTCTGAAGCTTGC
Protein-coding regions in this window:
- a CDS encoding glycosyltransferase family 4 protein; protein product: MSDTQDTPSIEKGSAGHVLVVAPTPFFSDRGCHVRIIEEIRAAEREGYRATVITYHVGKDVEGLPIYRSLNVPWYKKLAAGPSIHQFYLDALLLCTGIRACFRDKPTVIHGHLHEGVGIGKVLSLLFRVPLVGDLQGSLVGELVQHNFIPKQGFVHNLFRAAERWLIRWPNHLVLSSDRATEGVAEIDELTVPATVLDDGVDENAFLPEAPGENLREKLGLPTDKKLVGFLGVLNEYQGVSVMLHAAKRVVEKHPDVVFVVMGYPNVEHYQGVADELGISDSVMFPGRIPYDQARDYLAACDIGFSAKADVTEANGKLLNYMAVGLPIVATETRVNRSLLDDTALYGQVDDGESLADAVCRYLDDPALAEEKAQAGRRRVIDKLSWAAGGRKLVEVYASVTKKKNKPTKPQGTPTERAGASALHSEKVA
- a CDS encoding glycerol-3-phosphate dehydrogenase/oxidase, which produces MTQDAIDNPTPDPATAMSRDLSRLDGQTFDVLVVGAGVYGAWVALDAAQRGLTVALVDRADFGAATSANSQRILHGGFRYLQHADFKRMRESIRERSIVMRLMPHLVESQSFLVPTTPGGVQRKSLMRVALKMNDIVSCDRNKGLPESKHLGHGQIISKEECLAQAPGLDPDDVTGGAIFHDGQIVNSERLTLAVVQTAAAEGAVVANHVEVNKFLRDDSTRVLGVEATDKLTGQTVKIHADLTISCTGPWTANTLDAAGMRIAGETCDKPVKKPYDIFRAVVLVTRNVLNGSAVAVKGRAAYQDKHEVVGKGYRNFFVTPWHDLSLIGTYYEPYSGDPADVSISEDEVRKYVDEFNATYPTAKLGYDEVKWSYVGCLPLAEGAPPDDPQYQKHYSILEHESQNGTPGLLSILGVKWTTARDVAEKTVDRAVDVLARSVAKGKTADAPLAGGAYEDYDGFMAEASASRPDNVPEETLKHFLKHYGDAYAQLLALIAEEPGLVEPLGPTSPVTGAEIVYAAQSEMAVTLADAVFGRTTLGFFGWPGDAVLRRAAELMARSTGWDDARQNEQIESVRAVYAMRGVAYDARPVQAEPAPTSHEVPA
- a CDS encoding glycosyltransferase family 2 protein, whose translation is MDEMNRRTEEPQYDFDVSICVPVFNEEDSVQKLYEEIAAVMDAGAYRYEVIFVSDGSWDESVPRLLEATKDDPRATVIELMRNFGQTAAMAAGFDAARGEVIVPMDGDLQNDPADIPKLVAKLDENGEAPGKWDIVSGWRKDRKDGALLRKFPSKIANRIIKHLTWTTEINDFGCSLKAYRAQVLKDVTLYGEMHRFLPAICKWRGARVTDQVVNHRAREFGSSKYGLKRTFKVLLDLLTVKFLGDYGTKPIYFFGKLAAITVAVSFTAFVVAVLQKFGVMWTENGKPLSLNRNIFLLFSMMTFLISVIILMMGVLSELMVRIYYESQSLRPYKVRRKFFGGEQPDDRPTPRLQVPGGDEVSQAG